A stretch of Gammaproteobacteria bacterium DNA encodes these proteins:
- a CDS encoding MFS transporter, protein MRAGNAAAAPPVRLSGFYFFYFASVGAFLPFWGLYLEDLAFSPAQIGELMAATMGTRIVAPMVWGWIADHTGRRLRVIRVASLLAAVIFSATLVVTGFGWMMLVLAAFSFFWNATLPQFEA, encoded by the coding sequence TAACGCCGCCGCCGCGCCGCCCGTTCGCCTGTCCGGATTCTACTTTTTTTATTTCGCCAGCGTCGGCGCCTTCCTGCCGTTCTGGGGTCTTTACCTGGAGGATCTCGCGTTTTCGCCGGCCCAGATCGGCGAGCTGATGGCGGCGACCATGGGCACCCGGATCGTGGCGCCCATGGTGTGGGGCTGGATTGCCGATCACACCGGCCGGCGGTTGAGGGTAATCCGTGTCGCGAGCCTGCTGGCGGCCGTCATCTTCTCGGCGACCCTGGTAGTGACAGGCTTCGGCTGGATGATGCTGGTGCTGGCCGCGTTCAGCTTCTTCTGGAACGCGACCCTGCCGCAGTTCGAAGC